Proteins encoded in a region of the Flavobacteriales bacterium genome:
- a CDS encoding glycosyltransferase — protein sequence MKRRISVAVTNDLLTDQRVHKVCLFLHDRGNSVKLIGRRKKSSGELDVRPYATRRMKLLFEKGPLFYAAFNLRLFFQLLFSPSDIIVANDLDTLLACKWAARIKRNQLVYDSHEYFTEVPELVGRPRVQRIWQRIESSIFPKLKHIITVNDSIADLFFQRYGKRPAVVRNIPSGKELPEKKTRQELNLPEDKFILIIQGAGINVDRGNEEMVESMKFLPECLLLIIGNGDVVDALKKNVQENHLQERVLFFPRMPYADMMQYTRNADLGITMDKDTNINYRFSLPNKVFDFIRAGIPVFASDLTEVKRIVSGFEVGIISENHQPENIAKQIRDLMNNQTLYLKLKSNTRFAAQELTWENECGELDKIYGGLGA from the coding sequence ATGAAACGACGAATTTCCGTAGCCGTAACCAACGACCTCCTCACCGATCAAAGGGTGCACAAGGTGTGTTTGTTTCTGCACGATAGAGGAAATTCAGTAAAGCTCATCGGACGAAGAAAAAAAAGCAGCGGAGAACTGGATGTTCGTCCCTACGCAACACGACGCATGAAACTCCTCTTCGAAAAGGGACCCCTATTTTATGCTGCGTTTAATTTGCGTTTGTTTTTCCAGCTCCTTTTTTCACCGAGTGATATTATTGTTGCCAACGATCTGGATACACTTCTGGCCTGCAAATGGGCGGCACGAATTAAACGGAATCAATTGGTATATGACAGTCACGAATACTTTACGGAGGTACCGGAATTAGTCGGACGACCCCGCGTACAGCGAATCTGGCAGCGGATTGAATCGTCTATTTTTCCAAAACTAAAACACATCATCACCGTTAATGATTCCATTGCCGATTTGTTTTTTCAACGCTATGGAAAACGTCCCGCAGTAGTCCGCAATATCCCTTCGGGAAAAGAACTTCCAGAAAAGAAAACACGCCAGGAATTAAATCTGCCCGAAGACAAATTCATTCTCATCATTCAGGGTGCGGGAATAAATGTTGACCGCGGTAATGAGGAGATGGTAGAAAGCATGAAATTTCTTCCGGAGTGTCTATTGCTGATCATCGGAAATGGGGATGTAGTAGATGCATTGAAAAAAAATGTGCAGGAGAATCACCTGCAGGAACGCGTTCTCTTTTTCCCGCGAATGCCCTATGCCGACATGATGCAATATACACGTAATGCAGATTTGGGGATTACGATGGATAAAGACACCAACATCAATTATCGCTTCAGTTTACCCAATAAAGTATTCGATTTTATCCGCGCAGGAATTCCGGTTTTTGCCTCTGATTTAACGGAGGTAAAAAGAATAGTATCCGGATTTGAAGTTGGAATAATCAGTGAAAATCATCAACCGGAAAACATTGCAAAACAAATCCGCGATTTGATGAACAATCAAACCCTGTATCTAAAATTAAAATCGAACACACGTTTTGCAGCGCAGGAATTAACCTGGGAAAATGAATGTGGAGAACTGGATAAAATTTACGGCGGACTCGGAGCCTGA
- the crcB gene encoding fluoride efflux transporter CrcB — translation MNLLMVFIGGGAGSVLRYLLSGQIQSWWNSKFPLGTLLVNVLAGIILILVALFLKSKNSESLYLLLATGFCGGLSTFSTFSYENLQLIQSGNSLMALLNIVISVAAGLLSMYILYTALRTV, via the coding sequence ATGAATCTGTTAATGGTATTTATTGGTGGAGGAGCAGGTTCTGTGCTGCGATATTTGCTCAGCGGACAAATTCAATCGTGGTGGAATTCCAAATTTCCCTTGGGAACATTGCTGGTGAATGTCCTTGCCGGTATTATTTTAATTTTAGTCGCCCTGTTTTTAAAATCGAAAAATTCGGAGAGTTTATATCTGTTATTGGCAACGGGATTTTGTGGGGGACTGAGCACCTTTAGTACTTTCTCCTATGAAAATTTACAATTAATTCAATCCGGAAATTCCTTAATGGCTTTGTTGAATATTGTTATTAGTGTTGCTGCCGGATTGTTGAGTATGTACATTTTATATACGGCCCTGCGCACAGTTTAA
- a CDS encoding phosphatase PAP2 family protein gives MIEALEQLDHEWLLRINDAHSPAFDSIMWTLSSKLFWIPGYLLLAYWTWMKSGWRGLIFILLCVSVLILISDSGSNHLFKNQFLRYRPCHNLELKDQLHLVNQYCGGQYGFISSHAANFFALALFFSLLIRNKIATLVLFSSAILVAYSRVYLGVHYPSDVSVGAVWGMISAGIVYFIFLKLKPKIIPAV, from the coding sequence ATGATAGAAGCACTGGAGCAATTGGATCATGAATGGCTTTTGCGAATCAATGATGCACATTCTCCCGCTTTCGATTCTATCATGTGGACCCTTTCCTCTAAATTATTCTGGATTCCCGGTTACTTGTTGCTGGCCTATTGGACCTGGATGAAATCCGGTTGGCGCGGATTGATTTTTATTCTGCTTTGTGTTTCGGTTTTAATTCTCATTTCAGATAGCGGTTCAAATCATTTATTCAAGAATCAGTTTTTAAGGTATCGTCCCTGTCACAACCTGGAGCTTAAGGACCAGCTTCATTTGGTGAACCAATATTGTGGAGGACAATACGGATTTATTTCCTCTCATGCCGCCAACTTTTTTGCACTGGCTTTGTTTTTTTCATTGCTAATTCGGAACAAAATAGCAACACTCGTTTTGTTTTCATCGGCCATACTGGTTGCCTATAGCAGAGTTTACCTCGGCGTACATTATCCTTCGGATGTAAGTGTCGGTGCAGTTTGGGGAATGATTTCCGCCGGAATAGTCTATTTTATTTTTCTGAAACTAAAACCAAAAATTATTCCTGCAGTATGA
- the obgE gene encoding GTPase ObgE, whose product MDSNFVDYVKICCRSGKGGAGSAHFHRAKGNPNGGPDGGDGGRGGHIILRGNSQLWTLIHLKYRKHVIAEAGVNGGSSRMTGRSGRDEILEVPLGTVARDAETGEIHFEITKDGEERILTPGGRGGLGNENFKTSTNQAPTYAQPGEPGREEWKILELKVLADVGLVGFPNAGKSTLLSVISAAKPEIADYPFTTMVPNLGIVKYRDYRSFIVADIPGIIEGAHLGKGLGHRFLRHIERNSILLFMVPADSDDIAKEFAVLENELKMYNPELLHKDRVLAITKCDMLDEQMMKEMKKEIPKGVECLFISSVSGLGIQELKDLLWRKLNA is encoded by the coding sequence ATGGATTCCAATTTCGTTGATTACGTAAAAATTTGTTGTCGTTCCGGAAAAGGCGGAGCTGGTTCTGCCCATTTTCATCGCGCAAAAGGAAATCCGAATGGTGGTCCCGATGGCGGAGATGGTGGTCGCGGCGGACATATCATTCTGCGGGGTAACTCACAATTGTGGACCCTCATTCACTTGAAATACCGCAAGCATGTTATTGCAGAAGCCGGCGTTAACGGAGGTTCCAGTCGCATGACGGGACGTAGTGGTCGCGATGAAATTCTTGAAGTTCCCCTCGGCACGGTGGCCCGTGATGCTGAAACGGGTGAGATTCATTTTGAAATTACCAAAGACGGCGAAGAACGTATTCTTACTCCCGGCGGTAGAGGTGGACTCGGAAATGAAAATTTTAAAACATCCACCAATCAGGCTCCAACTTATGCTCAACCCGGAGAACCCGGTAGAGAAGAATGGAAAATACTTGAATTGAAAGTCCTTGCCGATGTCGGATTAGTCGGATTTCCCAATGCAGGTAAATCAACATTACTCAGTGTAATCTCAGCTGCAAAACCGGAGATCGCAGATTATCCTTTTACCACGATGGTTCCCAATCTCGGAATTGTAAAATACCGCGATTACAGATCTTTTATAGTTGCCGATATTCCGGGAATTATAGAAGGAGCGCATTTAGGTAAAGGACTTGGTCACCGTTTTCTTCGTCATATAGAACGAAATTCTATTTTGTTATTCATGGTTCCTGCCGATTCGGACGATATCGCTAAAGAATTCGCTGTATTGGAAAATGAACTTAAAATGTATAATCCAGAATTATTGCATAAAGACCGCGTGCTGGCCATTACCAAATGCGATATGCTGGATGAACAGATGATGAAAGAAATGAAAAAGGAAATTCCGAAAGGAGTAGAATGTTTGTTTATATCATCGGTTAGCGGACTCGGAATTCAGGAGCTGAAAGATTTACTCTGGAGAAAACTTAATGCCTGA
- a CDS encoding adenylate kinase, producing the protein MLNIVLFGPPGAGKGTQSENLIKKYGLVHLSTGDIFRANIKGGTELGTLAKSYIDKGQLVPDEVTIKMLESEVNKHPNAQGFIFDGFPRTSAQAEALDAFLNSKGHSITAMLSLEVPEAELKARLIKRGETSGRPDDKDPNVIQNRINVYNAETAPVKDYYQHQNKCHEIHGIGTIEEIFNRLAEAISSATVK; encoded by the coding sequence ATGCTGAACATCGTTTTATTCGGACCTCCGGGTGCAGGTAAGGGAACTCAGTCAGAGAACCTCATTAAAAAATACGGATTAGTACACCTTTCTACCGGTGATATTTTTCGTGCCAACATTAAAGGAGGTACAGAACTTGGTACGCTGGCAAAAAGTTATATCGACAAAGGACAATTGGTTCCAGACGAAGTAACCATCAAAATGCTGGAGTCGGAAGTGAACAAACATCCGAATGCACAAGGATTTATTTTCGATGGATTTCCACGTACCTCTGCACAAGCAGAAGCACTGGATGCATTTTTAAATTCGAAAGGACACAGCATTACTGCTATGTTATCATTGGAAGTTCCGGAAGCAGAATTAAAAGCGCGATTGATTAAACGCGGAGAAACTTCTGGTCGTCCGGATGATAAAGATCCGAACGTCATTCAAAATCGCATTAACGTTTACAATGCAGAAACTGCGCCGGTAAAAGATTATTATCAGCATCAGAATAAGTGTCACGAAATACATGGCATCGGAACCATTGAAGAAATTTTCAATCGTTTGGCAGAAGCAATTTCCAGCGCTACAGTAAAATAA
- the hpt gene encoding hypoxanthine phosphoribosyltransferase, translating into MQKIKLKDKEFAPYIGAEQIADRIAQLGEKISADYAGKSPVFLAVLNGSFMFAADLLREFKGDCHISFVKLASYHGTTSTGEVRELIGLNEDIREKDIIVIEDIVDTGLTVDKVVEALQRLSPASVRIATLLYKPNAYKGKSEIHYPAIEIPNDFIVGYGLDYDGLGRNLKDIYKIVE; encoded by the coding sequence ATGCAAAAAATTAAGCTGAAGGATAAGGAGTTCGCACCCTATATTGGGGCGGAACAGATTGCGGATCGCATTGCTCAACTGGGCGAAAAGATCAGTGCAGATTATGCAGGTAAGAGTCCGGTTTTTCTCGCCGTTCTCAATGGCTCATTCATGTTCGCTGCCGATTTACTGCGCGAGTTCAAAGGTGATTGTCATATTTCATTTGTAAAATTAGCTTCTTATCACGGTACCACCTCTACAGGTGAAGTCCGCGAACTCATCGGTCTTAATGAAGATATTCGCGAAAAGGACATTATCGTTATTGAGGATATTGTAGATACCGGATTAACAGTGGACAAAGTAGTGGAGGCACTGCAACGATTATCACCTGCTTCGGTGCGTATTGCAACCTTGTTGTACAAGCCAAATGCATATAAAGGCAAATCTGAGATTCATTATCCTGCCATTGAAATTCCCAATGATTTTATTGTGGGATATGGGTTGGATTACGATGGATTAGGAAGAAACCTGAAAGATATATACAAGATTGTTGAATAA
- a CDS encoding COX15/CtaA family protein, whose amino-acid sequence MKGFLKLTKITLVSIYLVIIAGSVVRMSGSGMGCPDWPKCFGQWVPPTDISQIPVNYKEIYSAKRAKKLENFCRLLDKTGFQSEANAMRNDPSLLEEQDFNAAKTWTEYVNRLIGFISGNLTLLQFVISLWFFKRNKWITILSFLNLVLIMLTAWFGAVVVATKIVPWVLTVHMLLALVIILLQVRLIAICQDLPKVKVSTPVRWVIGLILFIAFAQILMGTQIRQQIDVIAEAHQGGSRHLWIDQLSTIFYVHRSFSWMIVLSTLFIWWKTQGMVPGIKGLFTVIGIAVISGALLSYFAMPAILQPIHLLLSTIMLGFQMWMWKRTTVA is encoded by the coding sequence ATGAAAGGATTTTTAAAGCTGACAAAAATCACGCTGGTTTCCATTTACTTGGTAATTATAGCTGGTTCCGTAGTACGAATGAGTGGTTCAGGAATGGGTTGTCCGGATTGGCCGAAATGTTTCGGACAATGGGTTCCGCCTACCGATATCTCTCAGATCCCGGTTAATTACAAAGAAATCTATTCGGCCAAACGCGCTAAAAAGCTGGAGAATTTTTGTCGCCTACTCGATAAAACCGGATTTCAATCGGAAGCAAATGCCATGCGGAATGATCCTTCTTTATTGGAAGAACAAGATTTTAATGCAGCGAAAACCTGGACCGAATACGTCAATCGTTTAATCGGATTTATTTCCGGTAATCTTACTTTGTTGCAATTCGTTATTTCATTGTGGTTTTTTAAGCGCAATAAATGGATTACCATTCTGAGTTTTCTCAATTTGGTTTTAATCATGTTAACAGCATGGTTCGGTGCAGTAGTTGTAGCAACGAAAATTGTCCCATGGGTGTTAACAGTGCATATGTTGCTGGCCTTGGTCATTATATTATTGCAGGTTCGACTCATCGCTATTTGTCAGGATTTACCAAAAGTGAAAGTCAGCACACCAGTGCGTTGGGTAATCGGACTCATATTGTTCATCGCTTTTGCGCAAATATTAATGGGGACACAAATCCGGCAACAGATTGATGTCATCGCCGAAGCACATCAGGGAGGAAGTCGCCATTTATGGATTGATCAGTTGAGCACGATTTTTTATGTACACCGGTCATTCTCCTGGATGATTGTGCTAAGCACCTTATTCATCTGGTGGAAAACCCAGGGAATGGTTCCGGGCATTAAAGGATTATTTACCGTAATCGGAATCGCCGTTATCAGTGGTGCGCTGCTTTCCTATTTTGCCATGCCGGCCATTTTGCAACCCATCCATCTGTTGTTATCCACCATCATGCTTGGCTTCCAAATGTGGATGTGGAAACGCACTACAGTTGCATAA